The Arachis ipaensis cultivar K30076 chromosome B07, Araip1.1, whole genome shotgun sequence genome includes a window with the following:
- the LOC110264499 gene encoding probable protein phosphatase 2C 25 — translation MAPSRVLATVLPCSSPASSYSPSSPLHLRLPKPPIPASLSGVAAVSASATSPNGTVLKRKRPARLDIPVSSLAFGIPPTPSAAAPRDVVEEERDAFSVYCKRGRREYMEDRYSTAGNLRGQ, via the coding sequence ATGGCGCCTTCGCGAGTCCTAGCTACGGTGTTGCCTTGCTCTTCTCCCGCTTCTTCTTATTCTCCTTCTTCGCCGTTGCATCTTCGTCTTCCCAAGCCGCCTATTCCCGCTTCGCTTTCCGGTGTTGCTGCTGTTTCAGCTTCCGCTACGTCACCAAACGGCACCgttttgaagaggaagaggccTGCTAGGCTTGATATACCTGTTAGCTCATTGGCCTTTGGGATTCCGCCCACACCCTCTGCTGCGGCGCCGCGTGATGTTGTGGAGGAGGAGCGTGATGCCTTCTCAGTTTATTGCAAGAGAGGGAGGAGGGAGTACATGGAAGATCGCTACTCTACTGCTGGTAACCTACGCGGACAATAA